From the Solanum pennellii chromosome 4, SPENNV200 genome, one window contains:
- the LOC107017339 gene encoding glucan endo-1,3-beta-glucosidase 8-like yields the protein MKMRLQMSLMCFMVLVIATQVNSFVGITWGRLQTQQLVPSMVVDMLLQNKIPQLRLMTSGYDIVEIFSGSNISLSVTMGNQFLSQANRNDLAYVWVNDRIKDPINKGVNIVEVTIGSEPFSNSFLKEANNIQIVPVLKLIRDTLVDMKLGHVRATTGHGMDVLKVSKFPSETEFRDDIKKPMLESLQEFNRTGAPFVIYMFPIHFVKEIMNYTMEFAFMDNKSGFKIVDGNITYTNAVELMIDSLAWALKKAGYPNMKIMIGQIGWPTDGYPHANIKNAERFHKGLLKFVASKKGTPLRPGPLDIYLHSLSDENKFRTIYGTFQRHWGIYRADGNPKYKIDFSLQDRDEYPTQAKGIVKMPNRWCKFNGDTSDMNLVNKNYDLSCNAADCTRLEKGASCDGLNFESRISYAFNAYFQKNKQSLKKCDFDGLGQVVATNPSVGNCEFPIEILAFQDQVVQNGMVLRI from the exons atgaagatgaggCTTCAAATGAGCCTAATGTGTTTCATGGTTTTGGTGATTGCAACACAAGTGAATAGCTTTGTTGGCATAACATGGGGAAGGCTACAAACACAACAATTGGTTCCATCAATGGTTGTTGATATGCTTTTACAAAACAAGATTCCACAATTAAGATTAATGACTTCAGGATATGATATCGTTGAGATATTTTCAGGAAGTAATATTAGCCTAAGTGTTACTATGGGAAATCAATTTTTGTCACAAGCAAATAGGAATGATCTTGCATATGTATGGGTAAATGATAGAATCAAGGATCCAATCAACAAAGGTGTGAATATAGT AGAAGTAACCATTGGTTCAGAACCATTTTCGAATTCGTTCTTAAAAGAGGCAAATAACATTCAAATTGTGCCCGTGTTAAAACTCATACGAGATACCCTTGTCGATATGAAATTAGGGCACGTTAGAGCAACGACTGGCCATGGCATGGACGTGTTAAAGGTTTCAAAATTTCCATCAGAGACAGAGTTTCGCGATGACATAAAAAAACCTATGCTTGAATCCCTACAAGAGTTCAATCGAACCGGAGCCCCTTTTGTTATCTACATGTTCCCTATTCATTTTGTTAAAGAGATAATGAATTACACCATGGAATTTGCCTTCATGGATAATAAGAGTGGGTTCAAAATCGTAGATGGTAATATTACATACACAAATGCAGTGGAGTTAATGATCGATTCTCTTGCATGGGCATTAAAGAAAGCGGGATATCctaatatgaaaattatgattGGTCAAATCGGATGGCCTACAGATGGATATCCACATGCAAATATTAAAAATGCTGAGAGATTTCATAAGGGGTTATTAAAATTTGTAGCATCAAAAAAAGGGACACCACTTAGGCCAGGGCCTCTTGACATCTATCTTCATAGCTTATcagatgaaaataaatttcgtACAATATATGGTACATTTCAAAGGCATTGGGGCATTTATAGGGCTGATGGAAATCCAAAGTACAAGATTGATTTCTCATTACAG GATCGTGACGAGTATCCTACACAAGCTAAGGGCATCGTGAAAATGCCAAATAGATGGTGCAAGTTCAATGGTGACACATCAGACATGAATTTGGTGAACAAGAATTATGATTTATCATGCAACGCTGCAGATTGTACACGATTGGAAAAAGGAGCTTCATGTGATGGACTCAATTTTGAATCAAGAATTTCTTATGCTTTTAatgcatattttcaaaaaaacaaacaatccttaaaaaaatgtgattttgaTGGTTTAGGCCAAGTTGTAGCAACAAATCCCTCTGTGGGAAACTGTGAATTTCCCATTGAGATATTGGCATTCCAAGATCAAGTTGTTCAAAATGGTATGGttttaagaatttga
- the LOC107017281 gene encoding glucan endo-1,3-beta-glucosidase 8-like has product MRLIITIGICLVMATQVNSFVGITWGRQQTQQLVPSMVVDLLLQNKISQLRLMTSGYDIIEIFSGTNISVSVLMGNSFMYQANRKDLAYNWVNDRIKDPINKGANIVELTVGSEPFSNTFLKQVTNYNVVPVLKLMRESLDEMGLGHVRTTTAHGMDVLNHTKVPSESDFRDDIKPQMIESLAEFNRTGAPFVLIMFPIHFVKDVMNYTIEFAFFDNNSGFKIKDGNITYTNAVELMIDSIAWAIKKAGYENMKIMIAQIGWPTDGYPHANIKNAERFHKGLLKFITSKKGTPMKPGPIDIYLHSLCDENKFHKMFGSFQRHWGIYQADGNPKYKIDLSLQGRDVLPTQAKGIVKMPNRWCKFNGDTTNMDLVNKNYDLACQVSDCSQLEQGASCDGLSYASKVSYAMNAFFQKNKQEVKDCDFDGLGQIVATNPSEPNCEFPIEILSFQDQRVQNGMVLRV; this is encoded by the exons ATGAGGCTAATAATTACCATAGGCATATGTTTGGTCATGGCAACACAAGTGAATAGTTTTGTGGGCATCACATGGGGAAGGCAACAAACACAACAATTGGTTCCATCTATGGTTGTTGATTTgcttttacaaaataaaatttcacaaTTGAGATTAATGACTTCAGGGTATGatattattgaaatattttcagGCACTAATATTAGTGTTAGTGTTTTGATGGGAAATTCATTTATGTATCAAGCAAATAGGAAAGACCTTGCATATAATTGGGTAAATGATAGAATCAAGGATCCAATCAACAAAGGTGCAAACATAGT gGAACTAACGGTGGGGTCCGAACCATTTTCTAATACGTTCTTAAAACAAGTAACGAACTACAATGTGGTGCCCGTGTTAAAACTCATGCGAGAAAGTCTCGATGAGATGGGTTTAGGTCATGTTAGAACAACGACTGCACATGGTATGGATGTATTGAATCACACAAAAGTTCCATCGGAGTCAGACTTTCGCGATGACATAAAACCACAAATGATCGAATCACTAGCGGAGTTCAATCGAACCGGAGCTCCCTTTGTTCTCATCATGTTCCCAATTCATTTCGTTAAAGACGTAATGAATTACACCATAGAGTTTGCGTTCTTTGATAATAATAGCGGATTTAAAATCAAAGATGGTAATATTACATACACAAACGCTGTGGAGTTAATGATCGATTCCATTGCGTGGGCAATAAAAAAAGCAGgatatgaaaatatgaaaattatgattGCTCAAATTGGATGGCCCACTGATGGATATCCACATGCAAATATTAAAAATGCAGAGAGATTTCACAAAGGGTTATTGAAATTTATAACATCAAAAAAAGGGACACCAATGAAGCCAGGGCCAATTGACATATATCTACATAGCTTGTGTGATGAGAATAAATTTCACAAGATGTTTGGTTCATTTCAAAGACATTGGGGTATTTACCAGGCAGATGGCAATCCAAAGTACAAGATTGATTTATCATTACAG GGCCGTGACGTGTTACCTACTCAAGCTAAGGGCATTGTGAAAATGCCAAATCGATGGTGCAAGTTCAATGGGGACACAACAAACATGGATTTGGTGAATAAGAATTATGATTTAGCATGTCAAGTTTCAGATTGTTCACAATTGGAACAAGGAGCTTCATGTGATGGACTAAGTTATGCTTCCAAAGTTTCATATGCTATGAATGCATTTTTTCAGAAAAACAAACAAGAAGTAAAAGATTGTGATTTTGATGGTTTAGGTCAAATTGTAGCAACAAATCCCTCTGAGCCAAATTGTGAGTTTCCCATTGAGATATTGTCATTCCAAGATCAAAGGGTTCAAAATGGTATGGttttaagagtttga
- the LOC107017994 gene encoding transcription termination factor MTERF5, chloroplastic-like: MISIQLRFRSLSTHLHHLTGPFSSFHISLSSLSQVVTKKSAQNANQENPVLLNYLINTLGFPKPKALTISGRLSWVTSVEKPKLAVHFFKSVGFTDAHIQSAACTVPQILLADVEKILKPKIQLLQELGITGSDLGRLLSTKTILLTRSLDKILKPSIEVLNNVLIKSTDNGDWFRVLLRCDWVIYGSPHLRLLPNISYLQSVGIVGSQLSSLLKRQPHLFVTHGSKLKKLVSELMDIGFSTDSRMLVHGLHTLSCMSQESISRKLLLIQSFGFSKSECMVMFKRAPCLFRGSEKKIRLGLEFFLETVKLEKSILVQRPTLLMFSMKERVIPRYQVFQLVKSKKLMKKDPKFYDMMCLTEHNFLEKYVSRFTENAEELLIAYKGHRLDLGEE, from the coding sequence ATGATCTCCATCCAACTGCGCTTCCGTTCATTATCTACTCACTTACATCATCTTACTggtcctttttcttctttccacATATCTCTCTCCTCTCTATCTCAGGTAGTAACCAAAAAGTCTGCTCAAAATGCAAACCAAGAAAATCCTGTTCTCCTCAACTACCTAATAAACACGTTGGGTTTTCCAAAACCTAAAGCCCTTACCATATCCGGTCGTTTATCATGGGTCACAAGTGTTGAAAAACCTAAATTGGCTGTACATTTCTTCAAGTCCGTTGGATTCACAGATGCACATATCCAATCCGCTGCTTGTACCGTCCCCCAAATCCTTCTTGCTGATGTTGAAAAAATACTCAAGCCAAAGATCCAGCTATTACAAGAATTGGGTATCACTGGTTCTGATCTGGGTAGGCTTCTGTCCACAAAGACAATATTATTAACACGTAGCCTGGACAAAATACTAAAGCCTTCCATTGAAGTTCTCAATAATGTCCTTATAAAAAGTACTGATAATGGTGATTGGTTTCGGGTTTTGCTAAGGTGTGATTGGGTTATTTATGGATCTCCTCACTTGAGACTGCTTCCTAATATTTCATATCTGCAAAGCGTTGGAATTGTTGGGTCTCAACTATCATCACTCTTGAAGAGGCAACCTCATCTTTTTGTTACACATGGATCTAAGCTTAAAAAACTTGTCTCTGAACTTATGGATATCGGGTTTTCTACTGATTCAAGAATGTTGGTGCATGGCCTTCATACATTAAGTTGTATGAGTCAAGAATCTATTTCGAGGAAATTACTGTTGATTCAGAGTTTTGGTTTCTCCAAAAGTGAGTGCATGGTAATGTTTAAGAGGGCACCATGCTTATTCCGTGGTTCAGAGAAGAAAATAAGACTCGGACTAGAGTTCTTCTTGGAAACAGTGAAGTTAGAGAAGTCAATTTTAGTACAGCGTCCTACTCTGTTGATGTTTAGTATGAAGGAAAGAGTGATTCCGAGATATCAAGTTTTTCAGCTGGTAAAGTCGAAAAAGCTTATGAAGAAAGACCcaaaattttatgatatgatGTGTTTGACAGAGCATAACTTCTTGGAGAAGTACGTATCGAGATTTACAGAGAATGCAGAGGAATTATTGATCGCTTACAAAGGCCATCGTCTAGATTTAGGAGAAGAGTAA
- the LOC107017993 gene encoding cytochrome P450 CYP736A12-like: MALFWTTFSIGLALLYLLHELWRNNKRKKLPPSPKEIPILGHFHHLLGKNPHQDLNNLAKKYGPIMYLKLGFVDNIIASSPHVAEQFLKTYDQNFASRPPHEAAKYISYGQKNLTFGTYGPYWRNMRKLCTLELLSTLKINSFQSMRREELNILIETLKKKSHEKIVVDLSEIVTRLSVDISCRMIFGKKYKDEEFGCKGFKSVVNEGLQLAAAPNLGDFFPFLGKLDLQGLTRRMKAVSKVFDNFLEKIIDEHEESDKKGQHQNNKDFVDTMLNIMKSGETEFQFDRGHVKAILLDMLIASMDTSATTIDWILSELLRQPNIMKKLQKEFEEKIGMKRMVEELDLEKLEYLNMVIKESLRLHPVAPLLLPHQSIEDCTIDGYFIPKKSRILVNTYAIGRDPKVWPNNPDEFIPERFVGSSIDLRGHDFELLPFGSGRRRCPGLQLGLIIIRLIVAQLVHCFDWELPNGMLPNDLDMGEEFGLVVSRAKHLMAIPNYRLSM, from the exons ATGGCTTTATTTTGGACCACATTTTCAATAGGTTTAGCTCTTCTCTATCTCCTTCATGAGCTATGgagaaacaacaaaagaaaaaaacttccACCAAGTCCCAAAGAGATCCCAATTTTGGGACATTTTCATCATTTGTTAGGCAAAAACCCTCATCAAGATTTGAACAATTTAGCCAAAAAATATGGTCCAATCATGTACTTAAAATTAGGGTTTGTTGACAACATAATTGCCTCTTCTCCTCATGTAGCTGAGCAATTTCTCAAGACATATGATCAAAATTTTGCTAGTAGACCACCTCATGAAGCTGCAAAATACATTTCATATGGCCAAAAGAACTTGACTTTTGGTACATATGGTCCTTATTGGCGAAATATGCGAAAATTATGCACATTAGAGCTACTTAGCACtctaaaaatcaattcatttcaATCCATGAGAAGGGAAGAGTTGAATATATTGATTGAAACTCTCAAGAAAAAATCTCATGAAAAAATTGTGGTTGATTTGAGTGAGATTGTAACACGTTTATCGGTCGATATAAGTTGTAGGATGATTTTtgggaaaaaatataaagatgaGGAATTTGGTTGCAAGGGATTTAAGAGTGTTGTTAATGAAGGGTTACAATTAGCAGCAGCTCCTAATCTTGGAGATTTTTTCCCCTTTCTTGGTAAATTGGATCTTCAAGGATTAACAAGAAGAATGAAGGCAGTTAGCAAGgtgtttgataattttttagagaaaattaTTGATGAACATGAAGAGAGTGATAAAAAAGGACAACATCAAAACAACAAGGATTTTGTTGATACTATgttgaacatcatgaaatctgGAGAAACTGAGTTTCAATTCGATCGTGGTCATGTTAAAGCTATTTTATTG GATATGCTAATAGCTTCAATGGATACTTCAGCAACAACAATTGATTGGATACTCTCAGAACTGTTAAGGCAACCAAACATAATGAAAAAACTTcaaaaagaatttgaagaaaaaattggaATGAAAAGAATGGTGGAGGAGTTGGATTTAGAAAAATTGGAATACTTAAATATGGTCATAAAAGAATCATTAAGGCTTCATCCTGTGGCACCATTACTACTCCCTCATCAATCTATTGAAGATTGCACTATTGATGGTTATTTTATtccaaaaaaatcaagaatattagtgaataCCTATGCTATAGGGCGCGATCCAAAGGTGTGGCCTAATAATCCAGATGAATTTATTCCAGAAAGATTTGTGGGGAGTAGTATAGATCTTCGTGGACATGATTTTGAGCTTCTTCCATTTGGATCCGGAAGAAGACGTTGTCCTGGTTTACAACTAGGACTTATCATAATACGTTTGATCGTGGCACAATTGGTTCATTGCTTTGATTGGGAACTTCCAAATGGCATGTTACCAAATGATTTGGACATGGGTGAGGAATTTGGTCTTGTTGTTAGTAGAGCCAAACATCTAATGGCTATTCCTAATTATAGGTTGTCCATGTAA